The following are from one region of the Microcoleus sp. bin38.metabat.b11b12b14.051 genome:
- a CDS encoding sulfotransferase domain-containing protein, with translation MKQPSKPPNFIIIGAQKGGTTSLYAYLTQHPQIAPAAQKEIHYFDLQFDKGAEWYYSQFPSSVERGDKVTGEASPYYIFHPHVPQRIYQLCPEVKLIILLRNPVDRAISHYYHEIKIKCESLSLESAIAQEHDRLKGELEKLEANPNYYSYEHQHHTYLARGLYADQLPAWMQLFPKSQLLILKSEDLYANPGGTYNSVLEFLGLPPHQLETYGKHNATEYPPVSETVYEQLRAYYRSPNQRLADLCDRDFGWD, from the coding sequence ATGAAACAACCCTCCAAACCCCCAAATTTCATCATCATCGGTGCCCAAAAAGGCGGCACAACCTCCCTGTACGCCTATCTCACCCAACATCCCCAAATCGCCCCCGCCGCCCAAAAAGAAATCCATTATTTCGACCTCCAATTCGACAAAGGTGCAGAATGGTATTACTCCCAATTTCCATCCTCAGTAGAACGCGGAGACAAGGTAACAGGAGAAGCCAGCCCCTATTACATTTTTCACCCCCATGTTCCGCAGCGCATTTACCAGTTATGTCCTGAAGTAAAATTAATCATATTGCTGAGAAACCCGGTTGACCGAGCGATTTCTCACTATTATCACGAGATCAAAATTAAATGCGAATCGCTATCTCTCGAAAGTGCGATCGCCCAGGAACACGATCGACTCAAAGGCGAACTCGAAAAACTTGAAGCCAACCCAAATTACTACAGTTACGAACACCAACACCATACATATCTAGCCCGCGGCCTCTACGCCGACCAACTTCCAGCCTGGATGCAGCTATTTCCGAAATCACAACTTTTAATCCTCAAAAGCGAAGATTTGTATGCAAATCCCGGCGGCACGTACAACAGCGTGTTAGAATTTCTAGGCTTGCCGCCGCACCAATTAGAAACCTACGGAAAGCACAACGCTACCGAATATCCGCCGGTCAGCGAGACAGTATACGAGCAATTAAGAGCATATTATCGATCGCCCAATCAGAGATTAGCCGATTTGTGCGATCGAGACTTCGGCTGGGATTGA